The window CTGTCTGATATCCGCAATGAGGTGACGGAAAACCATGTGATCATTTCCATTGCGCCGGGGATCACTACGGCTTGGCTAAAGGAAAAGCTGGGAGAAAAGGCGCGGGTGGTCCGGGCCATGCCCAACACTCCTGCCCTCCTTGGGGAGGGAATGACCGGGGTTTGCTATGATGAGAAGGCATTTTCCCAGGAAGAGAAGGAGACCATTGAGGCCATTTTCCGATCTCTTGGAAGGATGCGGATCGTGGAAGAGCGTCTTATGAATGCCGTGGTCTGCGCAAGCGGAAGCTCCCCTGCTTATGTTTACATGTTTATCGAGGCTCTGGCGGATGGGGCGGTGAAGTATGGACTTCCCAGGGATGCTGCCTATGAGATGGCGGCCCAGACAGTCCTTGGAAGCGCCAGGATGGTCCTGGAAACAGGGG of the Lacrimispora indolis DSM 755 genome contains:
- the proC gene encoding pyrroline-5-carboxylate reductase, translated to MAKIGIIGIGNMGFAILKGLLKTWGKEDMTFTDVNRDRCAQITEELGVAHGESNAGCAGRSKYVVLAVKPQYFEPVLSDIRNEVTENHVIISIAPGITTAWLKEKLGEKARVVRAMPNTPALLGEGMTGVCYDEKAFSQEEKETIEAIFRSLGRMRIVEERLMNAVVCASGSSPAYVYMFIEALADGAVKYGLPRDAAYEMAAQTVLGSARMVLETGEHPGVLKDKVCSPGGTTIEGVSALEESGFRSAVIKAADACFKKCEKL